A portion of the Ptiloglossa arizonensis isolate GNS036 chromosome 11, iyPtiAriz1_principal, whole genome shotgun sequence genome contains these proteins:
- the LOC143152811 gene encoding uncharacterized protein LOC143152811 isoform X3, whose amino-acid sequence MLINLQQGAAILPPALLDNLVRNLERETCLTPEQAASIRRKKKKSVKKKQEKREQSWFKESRKSRKSIGGVANTGTFDKDAVLCQYLIAEHFVKSILQWKCPIPKSEFSDVAEVLVKRLADTLEYTTPQQEDRKSQQLRFLADVVACWICGVMSEVAERQKDKLEERCKRKEEEMKAAEEEEESDDEDEDEEKVEEEEEEEEEVEEEEEEEEEEEEEEEEEEEEEEEEEDKDKDKDEDRDRDSDWFQDETDDDKDEGDKVAETPDVVTREPEMVGTQDVDEAETPGTKEIKDEPETVKDKEVDKEDVTVTTEKPVEAETETKPIEVAEVVTETEPDVDAAAQVEAKGAAEAETEVKEEAKAEGEAETKAKAEEEAKALAEAEAKAKAEEEAKEKAEEEAKAKAEEEAKEKAEEEAKAKAEEEAKAKAEEEAKEKAEEEAKALAEAEAKEKAEEEAKAKAEEEAKEKAEEEAKALAEAEAKEKAEEEAKALAEEETKAQAEEETKAQAEEEKKAEVPGRKEAGEESKAQVVKEAKAQEELEVVAQPEVEAVPSPEVKVTAHSDAEAPAQVEVEAKEDEETKEKAEVETAIEKETVEAGAVVPVAKDAEKVETGALKDKLPAESLKDLFKTDLPFVTFGKIIDTIYQMIASTPENMGEDPITNGIHRVIYEKLTNIVLLEDPQLLTEELKDIMDVVCGKIANWLRSVLTESQIAFVQQYIPVVESKEIRDWTKWLKSISDAAINWNIWIRKVIEEIVEMKRAKITRGEWHDWTKSIDTGALLWRRFHLQTVHQAHRNVTMLIGRRVVKTGTKGKTPYTSEQLINTTELNT is encoded by the coding sequence GCAAGCGGCATCCATCcgtcgaaaaaagaagaaaagtgtTAAGAAGAAACAGGAGAAAAGAGAACAATCGTGGTTCAAAGAGTCGCgtaaatcgagaaaatcgatcggaGGCGTTGCGAACACGGGAACATTCGACAAGGATGCGGTCTTGTGCCAATATCTGATAGCCGAGCATTTTGTTAAAAGTATTCTACAGTGGAAATGTCCAATCCCCAAGTCGGAGTTTAGCGATGTCGCGGAGGTGTTAGTTAAACGTCTAGCCGATACCCTCGAGTACACTACACCGCAGCAAGAGGATCGTAAGTCGCAACAGTTACGTTTCTTAGCGGATGTGGTAGCCTGCTGGATATGCGGTGTGATGTCGGAAGTTGCGGAACGTCAAAAGGATAAGCTGGAAGAACGGTGTAAAAGGAAAGAAGAGGAGATGAAGGCGgcagaggaggaagaggagagtgacgacgaagacgaggacgaggagaaggtggaggaggaggaggaggaggaggaggaggtggaggaggaggaggaggaggaggaggaggaggaggaggaggaggaggaggaggaggaggaggaggaggaggaggaggacaagGACAAGGACAAGGACGAAGACAGGGACAGAGATTCGGATTGGTTTCAGGATGAAACCGACGATGACAAAGATGAAGGAGACAAAGTGGCGGAAACTCCCGACGTTGTCACCAGGGAACCAGAAATGGTGGGAACACAGGATGTAGACGAGGCTGAGACACCGGGTACCAAGGAAATCAAAGATGAACCCGAAACGGTAAAGGACAAAGAAGTGGACAAAGAGGACGTTACGGTTACAACGGAGAAACCGGTCGAGGCGGAAACGGAAACAAAACCGATCGAAGTGGCGGAAGTAGTGACCGAGACGGAACCGGACGTGGATGCAGCGGCGCAAGTGGAAGCGAAAGGAGCGGCGGAGGCGGAAACCGAAGTGAAAGAGGAAGCGAAAGCGGAAGGGGAAGCAGAAACGAAAGCAAAAGCGGAGGAGGAAGCGAAAGCACTAGCGGAAGCGGAAGCGAAAGCAAAGGCGGAGGAGGAAGCGAAAGAAAAGGCGGAGGAGGAAGCGAAAGCAAAGGCGGAGGAGGAAGCGAAAGAAAAGGCGGAGGAGGAAGCGAAAGCAAAGGCGGAGGAGGAAGCGAAAGCAAAGGCGGAGGAGGAAGCGAAAGAAAAGGCGGAGGAGGAAGCGAAAGCACTAGCGGAAGCGGAAGCTAAAGAAAAGGCGGAGGAGGAAGCGAAAGCAAAGGCGGAGGAGGAAGCGAAAGAAAAGGCGGAGGAGGAAGCGAAAGCACTAGCGGAAGCGGAAGCTAAAGAAAAGGCGGAGGAGGAAGCGAAAGCACTAGCGGAAGAGGAAACGAAAGCACAAGCGGAAGAGGAAACGAAAGCACAAGCGGAAGAGGAAAAGAAAGCAGAAGTACCAGGGAGAAAGGAAGCGGGAGAGGAATCGAAAGCACAGGTAGTAAAGGAAGCAAAAGCACAGGAGGAACTTGAAGTGGTAGCACAACCGGAAGTGGAAGCAGTACCATCACCGGAAGTGAAAGTGACAGCACATTCGGATGCGGAAGCGCCGGCGCAAGTAGAAGTGGAAGCGAAAGAGGACgaggaaacgaaagagaaagcaGAAGTAGAAACCgcaattgaaaaagaaacggtggaggcgGGGGCAGTGGTTCCTGTGGCCAAAGACGCAGAAAAAGTTGAAACAGGAGCCCTGAAAGATAAGTTACCAGCTGAAAGTTTGAAGGATTTGTTCAAAACTGATCTACCATTTGTTACGTTCGGTAAGATTATCGATACCATTTATCAAATGATTGCGAGTACTCCGGAAAATATGGGCGAAGATCCAATAACAAACGGTATACATCGTGTGATTTACGAGAAGTTAACCAACATCGTGTTGTTGGAGGACCCGCAACTCTTAACGGAAGAACTGAAAGACATCATGGATGTGGTGTGCGGAAAAATCGCAAATTGGTTGAGATCCGTTCTGACTGAATCACAGATTGCGTTCGTGCAGCAATACATACCGGTGGTGGAATCCAAGGAAATCAGAGATTGGACAAAATGGCTGAAGAGTATCAGCGACGCGGCTATAAACTGGAATATATGGATACGTAAAGTGATCGAGGAGATCGTTGAGATGAAAAGGGCAAAGATCACTCGCGGTGAATGGCACGATTGGACAAAATCTATCGACACTGGAGCTCTGCTTTGGAGGAGATTTCATCTGCAAACTGTACACCAAGCGCATCGTAACGTTACGATGCTGATCGGTCGGCGCGTCGTTAAGACAGGAACAAAGGGAAAAACCCCCTATACTTCTGAACAGCTGATCAACACTACGGAACTCAACACATGA
- the LOC143152743 gene encoding very-long-chain 3-oxoacyl-CoA reductase encodes MTLTCWEKISLVALAAIGIRILLRVSILVWKKLIAPSFGFGIDLKTQGRWAVITGATSGIGRAYAEQLAEKGLDVLLISRSQTKLESVATEIKERYNVDVRILEADLSEGQAVFAKIAKATEELEIAVVVNNAGASYEHPELFTNVTEDCIARILQINVAAVTGVARAVLPKMFERKKGVLINISSALAVIPSPYLAVYAASKAYVVKLSYDLAAEAERNGITVQCIIPGMVATKMSKIKKATWMAPSPKKFVESSLKTIGIESFTTGYLPHIFITGFVQAFRCVCEKGALWLISKTMCNIRARSLNKKNKQNDSVIDALNSE; translated from the exons ATGACGTTGACGTGTTGGGAAAAGATATCTCTGGTCGCGTTGGCGGCGATCGGTATACGGATTTTGTTAAGAGTCAGCATTCTCGTGTGGAAGAAGTTGATAGCACCCAGTTTCGGTTTCGGCATTGACCTAAAGACCCAGGGCAGGTGGGCGGTGATCACCGGTGCCACAAGCGGAATCGGTCGAGCGTACGCGGAACAACTAGCGGAAAAGGGTCTGGACGTGTTGCTGATCTCTCGATCCCAAACGAAACTCGAGAGCGTGGCGACCGAGATCAAGGAACGATACAACGTCGATGTACGAATCTTGGAGGCTGATTTGAGCGAGGGCCAGGCCGTTTTCGCGAAAATCGCCAAAGCTACCGAGGAACTCGAG ATCGCGGTAGTGGTAAACAATGCAGGAGCGAGTTACGAGCATCCTGAGTTATTCACCAACGTGACGGAGGACTGTATAGCaagaattttacaaataaacgTGGCAGCCGTGACAGGAGTCGCGAGGGCTGTTCTTCCAAAAATGTTCGAGCGAAAAAAGGGAGTTTTAATAAATATCAGCTCGGCATTGGCGGTCATACCGAGTCCTTACCTGGCCGTTTATGCAGCGAGTAAAGCATACGTGGTCAAACTTAGCTACGATCTAGCCGCGGAAGCCGAACGGAATGGAATCACTGTTCAATGTATAATTCCCGGTATGGTGGCAACGAAGATGTCAAAGATCAA AAAAGCAACGTGGATGGCACCGAGCCCAAAGAAGTTCGTGGAATCGTCGTTGAAGACAATTGGCATCGAGTCGTTCACAACCGGTTATCTTCCTCACATCTTCATTACCGGTTTTGTACAAGCATTTCGTTGCGTGTGCGAAAAAGGTGCACTTTGGTTGATCTCGAAAACAATGTGCAACATAAGGGCACGTAGTTTGAACAAGAAAAACAAACAGAACGATAGTGTAATAGACGCGCTCAACAGTGAATAG
- the LOC143152774 gene encoding uncharacterized protein LOC143152774, which translates to MPELIRSVIDVQLEGIAWDAVRAEATPLDPSYDEKISRKRRQKKTPKKMLPGRGLIVVAFGVCLLAALIEVSEAMPRIRHQKGGTHCSRCGPGWGVVNRCVRGRDTECGKCSPGTYSPHHSTHPCWICSRCGPGLYEAHPCTTKADTVCDSCHRPAPENPDYHRKCNGRTNLFLAPEDAQGTGEESVLVNESDGQEQLLDGKEVLEKDAEAELISEELNSLERL; encoded by the exons ATGCCCGAGCTGATTCGTTCGGTGATCGATGTGCAACTCGAAGGAATCGCGTGGGACGCTGTAAGAGCTGAAGCAACACCGCTCGATCCCAGCTACGACGAGAAGATATCGAGAAAACGAAGACAAAAGAAGACGCCGAAGAAAATGCTTCCTGGACGAGGATTAATCGTCGTCGCATTTGGCGTATGCTTGCTCGCTGCTCTCATCGAG GTAAGCGAAGCCATGCCTCGCATCAGGCATCAAAAAGGCGGCACTCATTGCAGCAGATGCGGTCCAGGCTGGGGCGTGGTGAACCGTTGCGTTCGTGGCCGTGACACCGAGTGCGGGAAATGTTCACCGGGTACCTACAGCCCCCATCACAGCACCCATCCCTGCTGGATCTGCTCGAGATGCGGCCCTGGACTTTACGAGGCGCACCCTTGCACCACCAAGGCCGACACCGTTTGCGATTCCTGTCACAGACCAGCCCCCGAGAATCCCGATTATCACAGGAAGTGCAACGGACGAACGAACCTCTTCCTCGCGCCGGAAGACGCCCAAGGAACCGGCGAGGAGAGCGTCCTGGTGAACGAATCCGATGGCCAGGAGCAGCTGCTCGATGGAAAAGAGGTCCTCGAGAAGGACGCCGAGGCGGAGCTCATCAGCGAGGAGCTGAACTCCCTGGAAAGGCTCTAA